The proteins below come from a single Argentina anserina chromosome 1, drPotAnse1.1, whole genome shotgun sequence genomic window:
- the LOC126792433 gene encoding tubulin-folding cofactor C, giving the protein METEPPNPTREPLESDPSLQKKHQSMLDRLTHRHQSRLDTSLTRRSDPSPSFESTSAFLSRFSAAKSSVDSQLSLSRRLPAADLKPHLDQISAAVSDLDKLVAENSYFLPSYAVRSSLKSVADLRQTLDNLSAELLPKKKFSFRNKAAAKTEPKPQESAPAPASPPEKSKYKAPASPGIWNRKDETLVRKFSGSEIGEFTISDLDSCEVRLLGTVRALFVHRLRKCRVCTGPVTGSVLIEGVEDCVFVMASHQIRIHNAKRCDFYLRVRSRPIIEDSCGVRFAPYCLRYDGIEEELRETCLDEETENWGNVDDFLWLRAVQSPNWCVLPENERVGLVDVSSSVDS; this is encoded by the coding sequence ATGGAAACCGAACCACCAAACCCGACCCGAGAACCCTTAGAATCCGACCCGTCTCTCCAAAAGAAGCACCAATCCATGCTCGACCGCCTCACCCACCGCCACCAGTCCCGCCTCGACAcctccctcacgcgccgctccGACCCCTCCCCCTCCTTCGAGTCCACCTCCGCCTTCCTCTCCCGCTTCTCCGCCGCCAAATCCTCCGTCGACTCCCAGCTCTCCCTCTCCCGCCGCCTCCCCGCAGCCGACCTCAAGCCCCACCTCGACCAAATCTCCGCCGCCGTCTCCGACCTCGACAAGCTCGTCGCCGAGAACTCCTACTTCCTCCCCTCCTACGCAGTCCGATCGTCTCTCAAATCCGTCGCCGATCTCAGACAAACCCTAGACAACCTCTCCGCCGAGCTTTTGCCGAAGAAGAAATTCTCCTTCAGAAACAAAGCCGCCGCAAAAACCGAGCCGAAACCGCAAGAGAGTGCTCCGGCTCCGGCGTCGCCGCCGGAGAAATCGAAGTATAAGGCTCCGGCGTCGCCGGGGATATGGAACAGGAAAGATGAGACTCTAGTGAGGAAGTTTTCGGGGTCCGAAATCGGAGAGTTCACGATTTCTGACCTGGATTCGTGTGAGGTGAGGCTGCTGGGGACTGTGAGAGCTCTATTTGTGCATAGATTGAGGAAATGTAGGGTCTGTACCGGCCCGGTGACCGGTTCGGTTTTGATAGAAGGAGTTGAGGACTGTGTGTTTGTAATGGCGTCGCATCAGATTAGGATTCATAATGCAAAGAGGTGTGATTTTTATCTGAGAGTGAGGAGCAGGCCGATTATTGAGGACAGCTGTGGTGTGAGGTTTGCGCCGTATTGTTTGAGGTATGATGGGATTGAGGAGGAGCTTAGGGAGACCTGTCTTGATGAGGAGACGGAGAATTGGGGCAATGTGGATGATTTTCTGTGGCTGAGGGCCGTTCAGTCGCCGAATTGGTGTGTTTTGCCGGAGAACGAGAGAGTTGGTTTGGTGGATGTTTCGAGCTCGGTGGATAGCTGA
- the LOC126805116 gene encoding 50S ribosomal protein L29, chloroplastic codes for MLGAISIAPPSTVALPPKLLSHIPKSSFNGRRLQHVSPVGIRLPTASFRRSTSPSSSVVMMAKREEEMKEIRTKTTEEINEEVVDLKGELFMLRLQKSARNEFTSSEFRRMRKRVARLLTVKREREIEDGIGKRLSRKFDRQWKRSIIVRPPPSLKKLQEEEAAAEAAEAAKSA; via the exons ATGTTGGGCGCAATCTCCATTGCTCCACCGTCCACGGTTGCGCTACCCCCAAAGCTCCTCTCCCACATCCCCAAGTCCTCCTTCAACGGCCGCAGACTCCAGCACGTCTCCCCCGTCGGCATTCGCCTCCCCACGGCGTCGTTCCGGCGGTCAACCTCGCCGTCTTCTTCGGTGGTGATGATGGCCAAGAGAGAGGAGGAGATGAAGGAGATCAGAACCAAGACTACTGAAGAGATTAATGAAGAGGTGGTTGATCTTAAAGGAGAGCTCTTTATGCTTCGGCTCCAGAAATCGGCTAGGAATGAGTTTACTTCCAGTGAGTTTCGGCGTATGCGCAAAAGG GTTGCTCGCTTGCTTACTGTTAAGCGGGAAAGAGAGATTGAAGATGGAATTGGTAAGAGGTTATCAAGAAAGTTTGACAGACAATGGAAGAGGAGCATAATCGTCAGACCACCTCCATCCTTGAAGAAGTTGCAAGAGGAAGAAGCAGCTGCAGAAGCTGCAGAAGCTGCAAAATCTGCTTGA
- the LOC126805107 gene encoding ubiquitin carboxyl-terminal hydrolase 4: MGAAGSKLEKALGDQFPEGERYFGLENFGNTCYCNSVLQALYFCVPFREQLLEYYSNSKNIGDTEENLLTCLADLFTQISSQKKKTGVIAPKRFVQRLKKQNELFRSYMHQDAHEFLNFLLNELVDILEKEAQATKSDQETSSPPEKLANGPKNVQANGSHKDPLVTWVHKNFQGILTNETRCLRCETVTARDETFFDLSLDIEQNSSITSCLKNFSSTETLNAEDKFFCDKCCSLQEAQKRMKIKKPPHVLVIHLKRFKYIEQLGRYKKLSYRVVFPLELKLSNMVEDAESEYSLFAVVVHVGSGPNHGHYVSLVKSHNHWLFFDDENVEMIDESAVQTFFGSAQEYSSNTDHGYILFYESLGTSNKS; the protein is encoded by the exons ATGGGCGCTGCCGGCTCCAAACTCGAGAAGGCTCTCGGCGACCAGTTCCCGGAAGGCGAGCGATATTTCGGCCTCGAGAATTTCGGCAACACTTGCTATTGTAACAGCGTTTTGCAG GCACTTTATTTCTGCGTTCCATTCCGCGAACAGTTGTTAGAATACTATTCCAACAGTAAGAATATTGGGGATACAGAAGAAAATCTCTTGACATGCTTAGCAGATTTGTTTACGCAG ATAAGttcacaaaagaagaaaacaggTGTAATTGCTCCAAAGCGTTTCGTACAGagattgaagaaacaaaatgagCTCTTTCGCAGCTACATGCATCAG GATGCTCATGAATTCTTAAACTTTTTGCTAAACGAACTTGTCGACATACTGGAGAAGGAAGCACAAGCTACAAAAAGTGATCAAGAAACTTCTTCACCTCCTGAGAAGCTGGCAAATGGTCCAAAGAATGTTCAAGCTAATGGTTCTCATAAAGATCCCTTAGTTACGTGGGTGCACAAAAATTTTCAG GGAATACTCACCAATGAAACAAGGTGCTTACGGTGTGAGACAGTGACTGCAAGAGATGAAACATTTTTTGACTTGAGCCTTGACATTGAACAGAACAGTTCAATAACAAGCTGTTTGAAAAACTTTAGTTCAACAGAGACATTGAATGCTGAGGACAAATTTTTTTGCGACAAGTGCTGCAG TTTGCAAGAAGCACAgaagaggatgaagataaAGAAGCCACCTCACGTTCTGGTCATACATTTGAAGCGGTTCAAGTACATTGAGCAGCTTGGCCGATACAAGAAGCTATCTTACCGGGTTGTATTTCCACTGGAGCTCAAGTTGAGCAACATGGTTGAAGATGCAGAGTCCGAGTATTCCCTGTTTGCAGTTGTTGTCCATGTTGGGAGTGGTCCAAACCATGGACACTATGTTAGCCTTGTGAAAAGCCATAATCACTGGTTATTTTTTGATGACGAAAATGTGGAGATGATTGATGAGTCTGCTGTGCAAACTTTCTTTGGGTCAGCACAGGAGTATTCGAGTAATACAGATCACGGATACATCTTGTTCTATGAAAGCCTCGGCACCAGCAACAAGAGTTAA
- the LOC126805094 gene encoding calmodulin-binding transcription activator 3-like translates to MAARKRQRPDDQLGVPQIVLQAQDRWLHPAEICEILRYHTELGLSEKHADTPMSGTLLLYDRKVLRSFRKDGYRWKKTKDRKAVKEAHEWLKAGGVEALHCYYAHGEENENFQRRCYWMIEKRLSDIVLVHYRDVKTSEGNLSCSELSINRTMHLDTTFPASTSFNGGFDAVELLKSLGPASHMHLDKQNESSLHRDSDEKNDPRILKNLDSSTQCMNTELGGLTKQQMSSSEDHLYTLSSDNGIDGTSALQHVEIAKLGSSLFQDLLFNIIDFSPNWAYESSETKVVVVGRFLKSQELESFKWSCMFREVEVPAEVLADGVLRCYTPTHRAARIPFYVTCSNRLACSEKRIFEYRVNHLQDAYDKDDCCNDHTLVIRFGKLLSPSFRFPSFNPSVKHRQYNPICVSEKSDLPRKISSLLKNDNEERVEMLKLFPDEFSLTTVTEQLLQQFLKDKFHEWLLMKLVVGGNGLRVLDEGGQGVLHIGAALGYDWVLSPMKIAGVSVDFRDDNGWTALHWAAFCGRDRAVALLIRLGAAPGALTDPCTKNPTGKTPADLASEKGYRGIAGYLAASSLSAHLSSLKLDIMDVNSAGSSGEKSVQPIPEMSVHPVPEGMSASSSNGELVDRPSMRACSTAVCNATQAAAVIHQVSSVQPFKKKQLKEHGDKSKTSDEGAVSLIAIKSQKKCDQHVNSTAIQTADKFRNRNIKDFLIIRSRILRIQANVRGHQERKSYTKILWAVGILEKIILRWRRKRSGLRGFKPEPLSDVERNIQASPSKENEYDFLKEGRKQTEERLKNALARVKSMVQTPEARDQYHQLLKYFSIPSSVRYYHRHSGNKGGEQL, encoded by the exons ATGGCGGCTAGGAAACGACAACGCCCTGATGATCAATTAG GAGTTCCGCAAATAGTTCTACAAGCACAGGATCGATGGCTACACCCTGCCGAAATTTGTGAAATTCTTCGATATCATACAGAACTTGGGCTTTCTGAGAAGCATGCAGATACTCCAATGA GTGGAACATTGTTACTTTATGATCGGAAGGTGCTGAGGTCTTTCAGAAAAGATGGGTATAGATGGAAGAAGACTAAAGACAGAAAGGCGGTGAAGGAAGCCCATGAGTGGCTCAAG GCTGGAGGAGTAGAGGCATTACATTGCTACTATGCCCatggagaagaaaatgaaaacttcCAAAGACGGTGTTATTGGATGATTGAAAA GCGTCTATCTGACATAGTTCTGGTCCACTATCGAGATGTAAAG ACTTCTGAAGGTAACTTATCATGTTCCGAGTTGTCTATCAATCGGACTATGCATTTGGATACCACATTTCCTGCCAGTACTTCATTCAATGGAGGATTCGATGCAGTTGAGTTACTCAAGTCCCTGGGGCCTGCTAGCCATATGCATTTGGATAAGCAAAATGAGTCTTCTTTGCATAGAGACTCTGATGAGAAAAATGACCCTCGAATATTGAAGAATCTTGACAGTTCCACTCAATGTATGAATACAGAACTTGGAGGCCTGACTAAGCAACAGATGTCAAGTTCTGAGGATCACTTGTATACTCTATCCAGTGATAATGGGATTGATGGGACTAGTGCTCTTCAGCATGTTGAAATAGCTAAACTGGGGTCTTCTCTATTCCAGGATCTTCTCTTCAACATAATTGATTTTTCACCAAACTGGGCTTATGAAAGCTCTGAAACAAAG GTCGTTGTTGTGGGAAGATTCTTAAAGAGTCAAGAATTAGAAAGTTTTAAGTGGTCATGTATGTTTAGGGAAGTAGAAGTTCCCGCTGAGGTTTTAGCAGATGGTGTTCTTCGCTGTTATACGCCCACACATAGGGCTGCTAGGATTCCTTTCTATGTAACATGTTCCAATAGGTTAGCGTGTAGTGAAAAGAGGATTTTTGAGTACCGAGTCAACCACCTTCAAGACGCGTATGATAAGGATGACTGCTGCAATGACCATACACTTGTTATACGTTTTGGAAAGTTACTGTCCCCAAGTTTTAGGTTCCCAAGTTTCAATCCAAGTGTTAAACATAGACAGTATAATCCAATATGTGTATCTGAGAAGTCTGATTTGCCTAGGAAAATTAGTTCATTACTGAAAAATGACAATGAGGAAAGAGTTGAGATGCTAAAGCTTTTTCCGGATGAGTTTTCCTTAACTACAGTAACGGAGCAGTTGCTTCAACAGTTTCTTAAGGACAAGTTTCATGAATGGCTCTTGATGAAGCTGGTTGTTGGTGGAAATGGCTTAAGGGTACTGGACGAAGGCGGCCAAGGTGTGTTACATATTGGAGCTGCTCTTGGCTATGACTGGGTCTTATCACCTATGAAAATTGCTGGAGTCAGTGTTGATTTTCGTGACGATAATGGATGGACGGCACTTCATTGGGCAGCTTTTTGTGGCAG AGACCGGGCAGTTGCTTTGCTCATTAGACTTGGTGCAGCTCCTGGAGCACTAACAGATCCATGTACCAAAAATCCTACTGGCAAAACACCGGCGGACCTAGCTTCTGAAAAGGGATACAGAGGAATTGCTGGTTATCTTGCAGCATCTTCTTTGAGTGCCCACCTTTCGTCTCTTAAATTGGATATCATGGATGTAAATTCTGCAGGGAGTTCAGGAGAAAAATCAGTGCAACCGATTCCAGAAATGTCAGTACACCCAGTTCCAGAAGGAATGTCAGCATCTAGCAGCAATGGGGAATTAGTGGACAGGCCTTCCATGAGGGCTTGTTCAACCGCTGTTTGTAATGCTACTCAAGCTGCTGCTGTGATTCATCAAGTGTCCAGCGTACAACCTTTCAAAAAGAAGCAGTTGAAAGAGCATGGTGATAAATCAAAAACTTCAGATGAAGGGGCAGTATCACTCATTGCAATCAAGTCACAAAAGAAATGTGACCAGCATGTCAACTCTACAGCAATACAAACAGCAGATAAGTTCCGCAATCGGAATATAAAAGATTTTTTGATAATCCGGAGCAGAATTCTCAGAATTCAG GCCAATGTAAGAGGTCACCAAGAGAGGAAAAGTTATACAAAGATACTGTGGGCAGTAGGGATTTTAGAGAAGATCATTTTACGTTGGAGACGAAAAAGAAGTGGGTTGCGCGGATTCAAGCCAGAACCACTTAGTGATGTAGAACGTAACATACAAGCTTCACCCTCAAAGGAGAATGAGTATGATTTTCTAAAAGAGGGAAGGAAGCAAACAGAGGAAAGGTTGAAAAATGCACTTGCTAGGGTGAAGTCCATGGTTCAGACTCCTGAAGCAAGAGATCAATACCATCAACTGTTAAAATATTTCTCAATACCGTCAAGTGTCAGATATTATCACCGACATTCAGGAAACAAAG GCGGCGAACAGCTCTGA